From Ignavibacteria bacterium, one genomic window encodes:
- a CDS encoding T9SS type A sorting domain-containing protein: protein MSPDPVFRGKKSPDSLKILAVLVEFQDEKPEDPATVGNGKFGSLYSKEYGNTILDPLPHNVSYFSLHMKFLQNYFRSVSDGKFGISYTILPNTITASKRMRDYSPAVNSTDMTSLASLAKEVWPLAKSQNPGVDFSQYDAFIIFHAGVGRDVTMPGSLGNERDLPSVYLSDNMLRNTIGGDLSALPLNREGKYNTMIIPETENREVEDITGAKQLLQISINGLIVSSIGSHLGLPDLFDTNTGLSAIGRFGLMDGQAIFTYSGLFPPEPSPWEKMRLGWAAPVEANLNGGTLSLTALRAAVSGDTTLLKVPINSTEYYLVENRSRDARKNGAVVTYVVGQDTLTKVFDKDTTGFSYDNADSIKGVVINVDEYDWAVPGNGIVIWHIDEKIINEKIVSNTINTDKFHRGVDVEEADGIQDIGEKFTTVFGDQVVGEGTEFDFWYKSNSAPLYKNRFSFDTQPPARTNTGANSLVTMADFSNISNKMTFNLSYGDTVIKPLAYSKLPIGGKVSTLNTSGTGFFYALEGATLLQMGTSGVITDSVPSFSTFKPAVLNVKSMDYVAGAVGNVLKVYMNSGTSKATSEQALTENITAGPVIVTSAAGQNLVAVGTEKGSVVFYALGTLASPALSLVRDDTPALTRLAVLSLVSDGTNYSAFYKMSDASYGLTDPGLNIYSFTAPALKTALTRDKNGNYVTVVLTADNEISVVSKGEFLKRVNLTKAGDSAVTSFALGDLKQNGENYIIVSGKRLEALSLTGAEADNFPFEDPQGLGFSGCPVVFYNNEIGATEVVAVTRDGRIFAVNGTTGKAVKGFPVSSGETVAASPVLFNAGRASLALVTAGNTFFTYYIASQEGDIYWASENGSPAGASFIPQAKYTNVQTAFMPKERAYNWPNPVYGTETNIRYFVSEDSKVDIRIFDLAGDLVAHLTDNARGGLDNETVWNVSDVQSGVYFARIEATGNSGKTENNTIKIAVIK from the coding sequence ATGTCTCCGGACCCCGTGTTCCGGGGCAAAAAATCTCCGGACTCACTGAAGATACTTGCCGTTCTGGTCGAGTTTCAGGATGAAAAGCCGGAAGACCCTGCAACCGTTGGAAACGGCAAATTTGGCAGCCTTTACAGTAAAGAATACGGCAACACTATTTTGGACCCGCTGCCTCACAATGTGAGCTACTTTTCACTCCACATGAAATTTTTGCAGAACTACTTCAGAAGTGTTTCCGATGGAAAGTTTGGCATAAGCTATACTATTCTGCCAAACACTATAACTGCATCCAAAAGAATGCGCGACTATTCACCTGCCGTAAATTCTACGGATATGACTTCACTGGCTTCGCTTGCAAAGGAGGTCTGGCCGCTTGCAAAATCGCAGAACCCGGGAGTTGATTTCTCGCAGTATGACGCATTCATTATTTTCCATGCCGGAGTGGGGCGCGATGTTACCATGCCGGGAAGCCTTGGAAATGAGCGCGACCTGCCTTCGGTTTATTTAAGCGATAATATGCTGCGCAATACCATAGGCGGCGATCTTTCGGCACTGCCGTTAAACCGCGAGGGGAAGTATAATACAATGATCATCCCCGAGACTGAAAACCGCGAGGTAGAGGATATTACAGGGGCAAAGCAGCTTCTGCAGATATCAATTAACGGCCTTATTGTCTCAAGCATAGGCAGCCACCTTGGGCTTCCAGACCTGTTTGATACCAATACGGGTTTAAGCGCAATAGGGCGCTTCGGACTTATGGACGGACAGGCAATTTTTACTTACAGCGGGCTTTTCCCGCCGGAGCCTTCCCCATGGGAGAAGATGAGGCTCGGATGGGCTGCGCCTGTTGAGGCAAACCTGAATGGGGGAACTTTAAGCCTTACGGCATTAAGGGCCGCAGTCTCAGGCGATACCACGCTCCTAAAGGTGCCCATCAATTCGACGGAATACTACCTTGTTGAAAACAGAAGCCGTGACGCAAGGAAAAACGGCGCCGTTGTAACATATGTGGTGGGGCAGGATACACTGACAAAAGTTTTTGATAAGGATACCACGGGATTTTCCTACGACAACGCAGATTCAATCAAAGGCGTTGTAATTAACGTGGATGAATATGACTGGGCGGTTCCGGGAAACGGAATTGTAATCTGGCATATTGATGAGAAGATTATTAATGAAAAGATCGTTTCCAATACTATCAATACAGACAAGTTTCACCGCGGAGTGGATGTTGAGGAAGCAGACGGGATTCAGGATATAGGGGAAAAATTTACCACAGTTTTTGGCGATCAGGTAGTTGGAGAGGGTACGGAGTTCGATTTCTGGTATAAATCAAATTCGGCTCCATTATATAAAAACAGGTTCTCATTCGACACGCAGCCGCCTGCAAGGACGAACACAGGTGCAAACAGCCTTGTTACAATGGCTGACTTTTCCAATATATCAAATAAGATGACTTTTAACCTTTCCTACGGGGACACAGTAATAAAGCCTCTTGCCTATTCAAAGTTGCCAATAGGCGGGAAAGTCAGCACGCTTAACACCTCAGGTACCGGCTTTTTCTACGCTCTTGAAGGAGCTACTTTATTACAAATGGGCACTAGCGGAGTAATTACCGATTCTGTTCCTTCATTTTCTACTTTCAAGCCTGCTGTTTTGAATGTTAAAAGCATGGACTATGTTGCCGGCGCAGTTGGAAACGTTCTCAAAGTTTATATGAATAGCGGAACTTCCAAAGCCACTTCTGAACAGGCTTTAACAGAAAACATCACTGCCGGACCGGTAATTGTCACAAGCGCAGCGGGACAGAACCTTGTTGCAGTGGGAACTGAAAAGGGAAGCGTGGTCTTTTATGCATTGGGGACTTTAGCCTCACCGGCACTCTCCCTGGTAAGAGATGATACACCGGCTCTGACGCGCCTAGCAGTCCTGAGTCTGGTTAGCGACGGGACCAATTATTCTGCATTTTATAAGATGTCAGACGCCTCCTACGGTCTTACTGATCCTGGCCTGAATATATATTCGTTTACTGCCCCGGCTCTTAAAACCGCACTTACAAGAGACAAAAACGGCAATTATGTTACTGTAGTCCTTACGGCAGATAATGAGATTTCCGTAGTTTCAAAGGGTGAATTCCTAAAAAGAGTAAACCTTACAAAAGCGGGGGACTCAGCCGTTACATCCTTTGCTCTTGGGGACCTGAAGCAGAATGGCGAGAACTACATAATTGTTTCAGGAAAGCGCCTTGAAGCCTTAAGTTTGACGGGTGCAGAGGCAGATAACTTCCCGTTTGAGGATCCGCAGGGCCTGGGTTTCAGCGGATGCCCGGTGGTATTCTATAATAATGAAATTGGAGCAACCGAGGTTGTAGCCGTAACACGTGACGGCAGAATTTTTGCAGTTAACGGAACAACCGGAAAGGCTGTAAAAGGATTCCCTGTTTCTTCGGGTGAAACAGTTGCGGCAAGCCCCGTACTGTTTAATGCAGGAAGGGCGTCTTTAGCCCTTGTAACAGCAGGGAACACGTTTTTTACCTATTATATTGCCTCTCAGGAAGGAGACATTTACTGGGCCTCTGAAAACGGGAGCCCCGCGGGAGCTTCATTTATCCCGCAGGCTAAGTATACAAACGTCCAGACGGCATTTATGCCAAAGGAAAGGGCCTACAACTGGCCTAACCCGGTCTATGGCACGGAAACCAACATAAGGTACTTTGTTTCCGAGGATTCAAAGGTCGATATCAGGATATTTGACCTGGCAGGCGACCTGGTGGCACATTTGACGGATAACGCCAGAGGGGGGCTTGATAACGAGACCGTATGGAATGTCTCAGATGTACAAAGCGGTGTTTACTTTGCCAGAATAGAGGCAACGGGAAACAGCGGAAAAACAGAGAACAATACGATAAAAATTGCAGTTATAAAATAA
- the porV gene encoding type IX secretion system outer membrane channel protein PorV: MKGVSKLILLLAVLLGISRVSFAQGGETAVPFLLLAPDARAGGIGESGGGLADNSAAIFWNPAGIAFQSGTELSITHSNWLPQFKLDLFYDYLTYRQYIPEIDGSITSSITYMNFGEFIQTDENSPEEKGRFHSFDAALTLGYATKLSPDWGLGLNFRLIHSRLSGKIKVGEQLGEGSATTVSFDIGGMWRPSHLGIPFTDEDLGNRFSLGFNLSNIGPKIYYINKAQSDPIPTNFRLGFAYRILDDEFNSLTYTLDFSKLLVSKKTNKDEFYKAIFTSWGDQPLKEELKDVVSSMGLEYVYGQAGDYQFAVRGGYFYEDPSYGNRKFVTLGAGIRYDMYGFDFSYITTSVFKGGENHPLSDTLRFTLLIGWGQSTTQTKGLPRGI, translated from the coding sequence ATGAAAGGTGTATCAAAGCTTATACTGCTTCTGGCGGTATTATTGGGTATAAGCAGAGTTTCATTTGCACAGGGTGGTGAAACTGCCGTACCGTTCCTGCTGCTGGCTCCCGATGCAAGAGCCGGTGGTATTGGTGAATCAGGCGGAGGCCTTGCTGACAACTCTGCGGCTATATTCTGGAATCCTGCCGGTATTGCTTTCCAGAGCGGTACTGAGCTTAGCATTACACACAGCAACTGGCTGCCCCAGTTTAAGCTTGATCTTTTCTATGATTACCTGACTTACCGCCAGTATATTCCTGAAATTGACGGGAGCATAACTTCAAGCATTACATATATGAACTTCGGCGAGTTCATACAGACGGACGAAAATTCCCCTGAGGAAAAAGGAAGGTTCCATTCATTTGATGCGGCTTTGACTTTAGGATATGCCACAAAACTTTCTCCCGACTGGGGACTTGGGCTTAACTTCAGGCTTATACACAGTAGGCTTTCGGGCAAGATTAAAGTAGGCGAGCAGTTAGGTGAAGGCTCGGCTACAACTGTCAGCTTCGACATCGGCGGTATGTGGAGGCCCAGCCATCTGGGAATTCCTTTTACGGACGAGGACTTAGGAAACAGATTTTCTCTCGGTTTTAACCTCAGCAACATAGGTCCCAAGATCTATTACATAAACAAGGCACAATCAGATCCTATACCTACAAACTTCCGCCTTGGTTTTGCATACAGGATTCTGGACGACGAGTTTAATTCACTTACTTATACTCTCGACTTCAGCAAGCTTTTAGTTAGCAAGAAGACCAACAAAGACGAGTTCTACAAGGCCATATTTACCTCATGGGGTGACCAGCCACTGAAGGAAGAGTTAAAAGACGTTGTTTCATCGATGGGTCTTGAATATGTTTACGGCCAGGCAGGCGACTACCAGTTTGCCGTAAGAGGCGGTTACTTCTATGAAGACCCGAGCTATGGAAACAGAAAATTTGTGACTTTGGGCGCCGGTATCCGTTATGACATGTACGGGTTCGATTTCAGCTATATTACCACTTCAGTCTTCAAGGGCGGCGAAAATCATCCGCTTTCAGACACATTAAGATTTACTCTTTTAATTGGCTGGGGCCAGTCAACAACACAAACTAAAGGTTTACCCCGCGGGATTTAA
- a CDS encoding biopolymer transporter Tol, whose product MKKLFGLLLASVLLLGRVSMAQFTEFHPELNWLTLKGKHVEVHYHEETERTARAILKIADEVWGPITSLYQYEPETVHFVVKDIDDYSNGATYFFDNKIEIWSSALDFDLRGTHNWLRNVISHEFTHMVQIQSSMKLSRTLPAVYMQFMNYEDKRRPDILYGFPNVIASYPLATINVPAWFAEGTAQYMRKEFNYDNWDSHRDMILRSYALDGGMMTWNQMGGFDKTSLGNESVYNAGFALTSYIAQKYGEDKLRKISHALGSMKNFTIDAALKDVLGKTGDEIYDEWRDSLKKDYKKRTAEVEQNVVKGREVGTEGFGNFYPLFSEDGTKILYLSNKQSDYFSPSNIYSYDLKTGKEEMVTSNVRSTMSWIKGENKIVYSKLSEDNPNWANIHDLYVYDLSEKEETRLTHGLRANQPYVSHDGKKIVFVYQKDGTSNLGLVDIKGQGFKRLTFFENGEQVFNPRFSNNDSLIVFDCVNANGRDIASVKADASGLEYILQAKADERNPVFGRDGKLYFSSDESGIYNLYSMDLKTKKTEQLTNVTGGAFMPAVDNGGNIAYAGYTSNGYKIFFLDTLEQKKVDPLKRYIPRENQPLSADKSNGDINNFGIDGLTNYDDNYLPDTKAEPYKGSFTKVTFFPVIRYDNYTSSNNPIDKIKPGVYVTSNDMLDRFSFFGGATINRQMERDLFLELNYRNKLPLLFNMGIKPELSLQLYSVSRDANTDLILDEFDNTRIPIDVTYDLFEVDLAAKHRIFARGNDLEFRFIYSTYTSTLGSFTLPTRPDELYQKTKDTYLIGRNFQIKYHHELLLPYIDSDINPVGSEIDLQYNYEMNKFNLHNNFTVEDGILKSAYDNFDFNRLELNVKEHIPLWKGHTLTAQFRGASILSRMADTTDFFDYYLGGLIGMKSYPFYAVSGKHLGWLNLTYRFPLFKNIDYRLGPLYLDKIFMAVFGDIGNAWEEKMPSLNNFKKGAGAELRIKMESFYMFPTSIFFSAAYSFDRADRVIREELVRYGKEWQFYGGILFDFSL is encoded by the coding sequence ATGAAAAAACTTTTTGGATTACTTTTAGCTTCTGTTCTGCTTCTAGGCAGGGTTTCAATGGCCCAGTTTACAGAGTTCCATCCCGAGCTTAACTGGCTTACACTTAAAGGAAAGCACGTTGAAGTCCATTACCACGAGGAGACCGAAAGGACCGCAAGGGCAATACTTAAGATTGCAGATGAAGTCTGGGGACCCATTACCTCCCTGTACCAATATGAGCCCGAAACCGTGCACTTTGTAGTTAAAGATATAGACGACTATTCAAACGGCGCTACATATTTCTTTGACAATAAAATTGAAATATGGTCTTCAGCCCTCGATTTTGACCTGAGGGGAACGCATAACTGGCTTAGAAACGTTATTTCACACGAGTTTACGCACATGGTCCAGATCCAGTCGTCCATGAAGCTATCCCGCACGCTTCCCGCGGTTTATATGCAGTTTATGAACTATGAGGATAAAAGAAGGCCTGATATACTCTATGGATTTCCTAACGTTATAGCTTCGTATCCCCTGGCAACAATAAATGTTCCTGCCTGGTTTGCCGAAGGAACCGCCCAGTACATGAGAAAGGAATTCAACTACGACAACTGGGATTCGCACAGGGATATGATTCTGCGCAGCTATGCCCTGGACGGGGGGATGATGACCTGGAACCAGATGGGAGGCTTCGACAAGACGAGTCTTGGCAATGAATCTGTTTATAACGCAGGCTTTGCCCTTACGAGCTACATTGCGCAGAAGTACGGCGAGGATAAGTTAAGAAAGATCAGCCATGCTCTGGGAAGCATGAAGAATTTTACGATTGACGCAGCCCTTAAGGATGTCCTTGGCAAAACGGGTGACGAAATTTATGACGAGTGGCGTGACAGCCTTAAGAAAGACTACAAGAAAAGAACAGCCGAGGTTGAACAGAACGTTGTAAAGGGGCGTGAGGTTGGAACCGAGGGCTTTGGGAATTTTTATCCACTGTTCTCTGAAGACGGCACAAAAATCCTTTATCTGTCAAACAAGCAAAGCGACTATTTCAGCCCTTCAAATATTTACTCCTACGACCTGAAGACAGGCAAAGAGGAGATGGTTACCTCAAACGTAAGAAGTACCATGAGCTGGATAAAAGGAGAGAATAAAATTGTGTACTCAAAGCTCAGCGAGGATAACCCGAACTGGGCCAATATACACGATCTTTATGTTTATGACCTCTCAGAAAAGGAAGAAACCAGGCTTACGCACGGCCTGAGGGCAAACCAGCCTTATGTTTCTCACGACGGCAAAAAAATTGTTTTTGTTTATCAGAAAGACGGCACCTCAAACCTGGGGCTTGTTGACATAAAGGGGCAGGGATTTAAGAGGCTTACTTTCTTTGAAAACGGTGAGCAGGTATTTAACCCCAGGTTCTCTAATAATGACAGCCTTATCGTTTTTGACTGTGTAAATGCAAACGGGCGCGATATTGCTTCGGTTAAGGCTGACGCATCGGGACTTGAATACATACTTCAGGCAAAGGCTGACGAGCGCAACCCTGTTTTCGGGCGCGACGGAAAGCTTTACTTTTCAAGTGATGAAAGCGGTATCTATAACCTTTATTCAATGGATCTGAAGACCAAAAAAACCGAGCAGCTTACAAACGTAACAGGCGGCGCCTTTATGCCGGCTGTGGACAATGGCGGCAACATTGCCTACGCGGGCTATACTTCCAACGGGTATAAGATATTCTTCCTCGATACACTGGAGCAGAAGAAGGTGGACCCGCTTAAAAGATATATACCGCGGGAAAATCAGCCCCTTAGCGCCGATAAGTCGAACGGTGACATAAACAATTTCGGCATCGACGGCCTGACAAATTATGACGACAACTATCTGCCGGACACGAAGGCTGAACCATACAAGGGATCTTTTACAAAAGTTACCTTCTTTCCGGTAATAAGATACGACAACTATACGTCGTCCAATAACCCGATAGATAAGATTAAGCCCGGGGTATATGTTACTTCAAACGACATGCTGGACCGCTTTTCTTTCTTCGGCGGAGCTACAATTAACCGCCAGATGGAGCGCGATCTGTTTCTGGAGCTGAACTACAGGAACAAGCTGCCGCTTCTTTTCAATATGGGAATTAAGCCTGAACTTTCGCTTCAGCTTTACAGCGTTTCAAGGGATGCAAATACGGATCTTATTCTGGATGAATTTGACAATACAAGAATACCGATTGACGTGACATACGACCTTTTTGAGGTGGATCTGGCTGCAAAGCACAGGATATTCGCGCGCGGAAACGACCTGGAATTCAGGTTTATATACAGCACTTATACCAGCACTCTCGGAAGCTTTACACTCCCGACCAGGCCAGACGAGCTTTATCAGAAGACGAAGGATACCTATCTTATTGGAAGAAACTTCCAGATAAAGTATCATCACGAGCTTCTGCTGCCATATATCGACAGCGATATAAATCCTGTGGGAAGTGAAATTGACCTTCAGTACAATTATGAGATGAACAAGTTTAACCTCCATAATAATTTTACAGTTGAAGACGGAATACTTAAATCCGCTTATGACAACTTTGATTTTAACCGCCTGGAGCTCAACGTGAAAGAGCATATCCCGCTCTGGAAAGGTCATACTCTTACGGCACAGTTCAGGGGAGCAAGCATTTTAAGCCGCATGGCCGATACAACTGACTTCTTCGATTATTACCTGGGCGGACTGATTGGAATGAAGAGTTATCCATTCTATGCCGTCAGCGGAAAGCACCTTGGATGGCTGAACCTGACATACCGCTTTCCTCTCTTTAAGAATATAGACTACAGGCTGGGGCCCCTTTATCTGGATAAGATATTCATGGCGGTCTTCGGAGATATTGGTAACGCCTGGGAGGAGAAGATGCCTTCTTTAAATAATTTTAAGAAGGGCGCGGGCGCAGAGCTAAGGATTAAAATGGAGTCGTTCTACATGTTCCCGACCAGCATATTTTTCTCGGCGGCTTATTCGTTCGACAGGGCAGACAGGGTAATAAGGGAAGAACTGGTACGTTACGGAAAGGAATGGCAGTTCTATGGCGGTATATTGTTTGATTTCAGCTTATAA
- a CDS encoding ribosome biogenesis GTPase Der, protein MKDPIVVIVGRPNVGKSTFYNRLTGSSEAIVDDVSGVTRDRKYGEVDWSGKIFRLIDTGGYVPNSPDLFETAIREQVEIAITEADLILFVVDARQGLSPMDQVIANMLRGSNKKTILIVNKVDSQNDEPNAGEFYSLGFDDLFDISAMAGRKIGDLLDEIIARLDFSNSIKGEDTRLRIAMVGKPNVGKSSLTNALLGYDRSIVTNIPGTTRDSLDSYLKYYGEEIILVDTAGLRRKSKIKENIEFYSMVRTMKALSECDVAVVMLDSTNGLEGQDLKIIDEAVTRRKGIIIAVNKWDLLEKDSNTAKHYQDQIKARMGSMDFIPITFISALTKQRIYGLIDMCKKVNEERKKKIATSVLNNVMLEEINNFPPPSTPTGKEIKIKYVTQVGDHYPAFLFFANEPKYIPDNYRRYIEKTLRRHFGFEGVPIVVAFKAK, encoded by the coding sequence ATGAAAGATCCAATTGTTGTAATAGTGGGCAGGCCGAACGTAGGTAAATCCACATTCTATAACCGTCTTACCGGCAGCAGCGAGGCAATTGTTGATGACGTAAGCGGTGTTACGAGGGACAGAAAATATGGCGAGGTGGACTGGAGCGGAAAAATCTTCAGGCTCATCGATACGGGGGGATATGTACCCAACTCACCTGACTTGTTTGAAACTGCAATACGCGAGCAGGTGGAAATAGCCATAACCGAGGCAGACCTGATCTTATTTGTTGTTGATGCCAGGCAGGGGCTTTCCCCGATGGATCAGGTGATAGCCAATATGCTCAGGGGCTCAAATAAGAAAACCATACTGATAGTAAATAAAGTTGATTCACAGAATGACGAGCCGAATGCAGGGGAGTTCTACAGCCTCGGCTTTGACGACCTGTTTGACATTTCTGCAATGGCAGGAAGAAAAATCGGAGACCTCTTAGACGAGATAATTGCAAGGCTAGATTTCTCAAACAGCATTAAGGGCGAAGACACAAGGCTGAGAATAGCCATGGTAGGAAAGCCGAACGTAGGGAAGAGTTCTCTTACGAATGCTCTTTTGGGCTACGACAGGAGCATAGTGACAAATATCCCCGGCACAACGCGCGACAGCCTTGACTCTTATCTTAAATACTACGGTGAAGAGATAATACTCGTTGACACGGCAGGCTTAAGACGGAAAAGCAAGATCAAGGAAAATATAGAATTCTACTCCATGGTAAGAACCATGAAGGCCTTAAGCGAGTGCGACGTTGCAGTTGTAATGCTCGACAGCACGAATGGTCTTGAAGGGCAGGATTTGAAGATCATTGACGAGGCGGTAACGAGGAGAAAGGGAATTATAATTGCGGTCAACAAATGGGACCTGCTTGAAAAGGACTCAAACACTGCAAAGCATTATCAGGACCAGATAAAAGCCAGGATGGGTTCCATGGATTTCATTCCTATAACCTTTATTTCGGCTCTTACAAAGCAGAGGATTTACGGACTTATAGACATGTGCAAAAAGGTCAACGAGGAAAGGAAGAAGAAGATTGCAACCAGCGTTCTAAATAACGTAATGCTTGAGGAAATTAACAATTTCCCGCCGCCCTCGACGCCGACGGGAAAGGAAATTAAGATTAAATATGTGACTCAGGTAGGCGACCATTATCCGGCGTTCCTCTTTTTTGCAAATGAGCCGAAGTACATTCCCGACAACTACAGGCGCTACATTGAAAAAACCCTGAGGCGTCATTTCGGCTTTGAGGGTGTTCCGATTGTAGTAGCCTTTAAGGCAAAATAA